One window of Amaranthus tricolor cultivar Red isolate AtriRed21 chromosome 13, ASM2621246v1, whole genome shotgun sequence genomic DNA carries:
- the LOC130797836 gene encoding vacuolar protein sorting-associated protein 52 A isoform X1 — MDVLDFGAFVGDLSMEDDGSSDDVSLEGLQQELEECIHDDVVANILSNGITLRDYTKTVEKNLREGELNSIQDYIKESDNLVSLHDQIRDCDMILSQMESLLSGFQAEIGSISSDIKVLQEKSMDMGLKLKNRKLAESKLAKFVEDIIVPPRMVDIIVDGEVNEEYMRTLEILSKKLKFVVVDLTVKTSMALKDVQPELERLRQKAVSKVFDFIVQKLYALRKPKTNIQILQQSVLLKYKYVISFLKEHGKEVYAEARAAYLDTMNKVLSAHFRAYIQALEKLQLDIATSSDLIGIEARGTSLFLTRREPLKNRSSVFALGDRINILKEIDQPALIPHIAEASSQKYPYEVLFRSLHKLLMDTASSEYIFCDEFFGEESLYYDIFAGPFGVIDEHFNTILSNSYDAVGLMLMIRITHQHQLIMSRRRIPCLDSYLDKVNIALWPRFKMVFDMHISSLRNANVKMLWEDDVRPHYVMRRYAEFTASLIHLNVEYGDGQLEMNLERLRMAVDDLIMKLSTMFLKSKLQSVFLINNYDMTIAVLKEAGPDGGKIQMHFEEVLKSQTTIYVEELLLEHFSDLIKFVKTSASEDPTSNSEKAISIRDVEPLVKDFASRWKDAIELMHKDVITSFSNFLCGMEILRTSLTQLLLYYTRLSECVKKVQGGSTLNKDLVSIQLIIHEIRKFSRTF, encoded by the exons ATGGATGTCCTGGATTTTGGGGCCTTTGTTGGAGATTTATCCATGGAAGACGATGGATCCAG TGATGATGTCTCTCTTGAAGGACTACAACAAGAACTAGAAGAATGTATACATGATGAC GTGGTAGCTAACATCCTGTCAAATGGCATTACGTTACGTGACTATACGAAGACCGTTGAGAAAAACTTACGTGAAGGTGAATTAAATTCTATTCAG GATTATATAAAAGAAAGTGATAATTTAGTATCGCTTCATGATCAAATTCGTGATTGTGATATGATCTTGTCACAGATGGAATCCCTTCTTAGTGGATTTCAG GCTGAGATTGGTTCCATAAGTTCAGACATAAAAGTTCTTCAAGAGAAATCAATGGACATGGGCCTGAAGCTGAAGAACCGCAAG CTGGCAGAATCAAAGTTGGCCAAATTTGTTGAAGATATTATCGTCCCTCCGAGGATGGTTGACATTATTGTGGATGGTGAG GTCAATGAGGAATACATGAGAACATTAGAGATACTCAGTAAGAAGTTAAAGTTTGTGGTTGTGGATTTGACGGTGAAGACTTCAATGGCTTTAAAAGATGTACAGCCTGAGTTAGAAAGACTTCGGCAGAAGGCAGTGTCCAAG GTTTTTGATTTCATTGTTCAAAAGCTTTATGCCTTGAGAAAACCTAAAACAAACATACAGATTCTTCAGCAAAGTGTTCTTTTGAAATACAA GTACgttatttcatttctaaaggaGCATGGCAAGGAGGTGTATGCAGAAGCCCGAGCAGCTTACCTTGACACAATGAACAAG GTTCTGAGTGCACATTTTCGTGCTTATATACAAGCCTTGGAGAAATTGCAACTTGACATAGCAACATCCAGCGATTTGATTGGTATCGAAGCTCGAGGAACTAGTCTTTTCTTAACCAGAAGAGAACCTTTGAAGAATCGTTCATCGGTGTTTGCTCTTGGGGACCGAATAAACATCTTAAAG GAAATTGATCAACCTGCATTGATTCCTCATATAGCAGAAGCAAGCTCTCAGAAGTATCCTTATGAAGTTCTTTTTCGGAGCTTGCACAAACTGCTGATGGATACTGCCAGTTCTGA GTATATTTTCTGCGATGAATTTTTTGGGGAAGAGTCGTTGTATTATGACATATTTGCAG GCCCATTTGGAGTTATTGATGAGCACTTCAACACGATCTTGTCAAATTCTTATGATGCGGTTGGCCTAATGCTCATGATTCGCATTACCCATCAGCACCAG CTTATCATGTCAAGAAGGCGGATTCCCTGCTTGGATTCATACTTGGACAAG GTTAACATTGCACTATGGCCCCGTTTTAAAATGGTCTTTGACATGCACATCAGCAGTTTACGTAATGCAAATGTGAAAATGTTGTGGGAAGATGATGTCCGTCCTCACTATGTTATGAGACGTTATGCTGAGTTTACTGCTTCTCTCATTCATCTCAATGTCGAATATGGAGATGGTCAG cTGGAAATGAACTTGGAAAGACTTAGAATGGCAGTAGATGATTTAATCATGAAGCTTTCCACAATGTTTCTTAAATCAAAGCTGCAGAGTGTGTTTCttataaacaattatgataTGACAATTGCTGTCTTGAAG GAAGCTGGTCCTGATGGTGGAAAAATTCAGATGCACTTTGAGGAGGTCTTGAAGAGCCAAACAACTATATATGTG GAAGAGCTACTGTTGGAGCACTTTAGTGATCTGATCAAATTTGTGAAAACCAGTGCAT CCGAGGATCCAACTTCGAATTCCGAGAAGGCTATATCTATCCGTGATGTTGAACCGCTCGTGAAGGACTTTGCTAGCAGATGGAAAGATGCGATCGAGCTGATGCACAAAGACGTCATTACGTCCTTCAGCAACTTCTTGTGTGGCATGGAGATCTTGAGAACTTCATTAACCCAATTGCTGCTCTACTACACACGTCTGTCTGAGTGTGTAAAGAAAGTGCAGGGAGGGTCCACACTGAACAAGGATCTTGTTTCGATTCAGTTAATTATTCACGAGATCAGGAAGTTTTCAAGGACTTTCTAG
- the LOC130797836 gene encoding vacuolar protein sorting-associated protein 52 A isoform X2: MALRYVTIRRPLRKTYVKDYIKESDNLVSLHDQIRDCDMILSQMESLLSGFQAEIGSISSDIKVLQEKSMDMGLKLKNRKLAESKLAKFVEDIIVPPRMVDIIVDGEVNEEYMRTLEILSKKLKFVVVDLTVKTSMALKDVQPELERLRQKAVSKVFDFIVQKLYALRKPKTNIQILQQSVLLKYKYVISFLKEHGKEVYAEARAAYLDTMNKVLSAHFRAYIQALEKLQLDIATSSDLIGIEARGTSLFLTRREPLKNRSSVFALGDRINILKEIDQPALIPHIAEASSQKYPYEVLFRSLHKLLMDTASSEYIFCDEFFGEESLYYDIFAGPFGVIDEHFNTILSNSYDAVGLMLMIRITHQHQLIMSRRRIPCLDSYLDKVNIALWPRFKMVFDMHISSLRNANVKMLWEDDVRPHYVMRRYAEFTASLIHLNVEYGDGQLEMNLERLRMAVDDLIMKLSTMFLKSKLQSVFLINNYDMTIAVLKEAGPDGGKIQMHFEEVLKSQTTIYVEELLLEHFSDLIKFVKTSASEDPTSNSEKAISIRDVEPLVKDFASRWKDAIELMHKDVITSFSNFLCGMEILRTSLTQLLLYYTRLSECVKKVQGGSTLNKDLVSIQLIIHEIRKFSRTF, encoded by the exons ATGGCATTACGTTACGTGACTATACGAAGACCGTTGAGAAAAACTTACGTGAAG GATTATATAAAAGAAAGTGATAATTTAGTATCGCTTCATGATCAAATTCGTGATTGTGATATGATCTTGTCACAGATGGAATCCCTTCTTAGTGGATTTCAG GCTGAGATTGGTTCCATAAGTTCAGACATAAAAGTTCTTCAAGAGAAATCAATGGACATGGGCCTGAAGCTGAAGAACCGCAAG CTGGCAGAATCAAAGTTGGCCAAATTTGTTGAAGATATTATCGTCCCTCCGAGGATGGTTGACATTATTGTGGATGGTGAG GTCAATGAGGAATACATGAGAACATTAGAGATACTCAGTAAGAAGTTAAAGTTTGTGGTTGTGGATTTGACGGTGAAGACTTCAATGGCTTTAAAAGATGTACAGCCTGAGTTAGAAAGACTTCGGCAGAAGGCAGTGTCCAAG GTTTTTGATTTCATTGTTCAAAAGCTTTATGCCTTGAGAAAACCTAAAACAAACATACAGATTCTTCAGCAAAGTGTTCTTTTGAAATACAA GTACgttatttcatttctaaaggaGCATGGCAAGGAGGTGTATGCAGAAGCCCGAGCAGCTTACCTTGACACAATGAACAAG GTTCTGAGTGCACATTTTCGTGCTTATATACAAGCCTTGGAGAAATTGCAACTTGACATAGCAACATCCAGCGATTTGATTGGTATCGAAGCTCGAGGAACTAGTCTTTTCTTAACCAGAAGAGAACCTTTGAAGAATCGTTCATCGGTGTTTGCTCTTGGGGACCGAATAAACATCTTAAAG GAAATTGATCAACCTGCATTGATTCCTCATATAGCAGAAGCAAGCTCTCAGAAGTATCCTTATGAAGTTCTTTTTCGGAGCTTGCACAAACTGCTGATGGATACTGCCAGTTCTGA GTATATTTTCTGCGATGAATTTTTTGGGGAAGAGTCGTTGTATTATGACATATTTGCAG GCCCATTTGGAGTTATTGATGAGCACTTCAACACGATCTTGTCAAATTCTTATGATGCGGTTGGCCTAATGCTCATGATTCGCATTACCCATCAGCACCAG CTTATCATGTCAAGAAGGCGGATTCCCTGCTTGGATTCATACTTGGACAAG GTTAACATTGCACTATGGCCCCGTTTTAAAATGGTCTTTGACATGCACATCAGCAGTTTACGTAATGCAAATGTGAAAATGTTGTGGGAAGATGATGTCCGTCCTCACTATGTTATGAGACGTTATGCTGAGTTTACTGCTTCTCTCATTCATCTCAATGTCGAATATGGAGATGGTCAG cTGGAAATGAACTTGGAAAGACTTAGAATGGCAGTAGATGATTTAATCATGAAGCTTTCCACAATGTTTCTTAAATCAAAGCTGCAGAGTGTGTTTCttataaacaattatgataTGACAATTGCTGTCTTGAAG GAAGCTGGTCCTGATGGTGGAAAAATTCAGATGCACTTTGAGGAGGTCTTGAAGAGCCAAACAACTATATATGTG GAAGAGCTACTGTTGGAGCACTTTAGTGATCTGATCAAATTTGTGAAAACCAGTGCAT CCGAGGATCCAACTTCGAATTCCGAGAAGGCTATATCTATCCGTGATGTTGAACCGCTCGTGAAGGACTTTGCTAGCAGATGGAAAGATGCGATCGAGCTGATGCACAAAGACGTCATTACGTCCTTCAGCAACTTCTTGTGTGGCATGGAGATCTTGAGAACTTCATTAACCCAATTGCTGCTCTACTACACACGTCTGTCTGAGTGTGTAAAGAAAGTGCAGGGAGGGTCCACACTGAACAAGGATCTTGTTTCGATTCAGTTAATTATTCACGAGATCAGGAAGTTTTCAAGGACTTTCTAG